The sequence below is a genomic window from Streptomyces sp. V1I1.
GTACGTCTCGTCCGAGTCGCCCAGCGGCCGCAGCTCGGTGACGTCCATGCCGCCTTCCGTCAGCGTGCCCGTCTTGTCGAGGCAGACGACGTCGACCCGCGCGAGCCCCTCGATCGCGGGCAGTTCCTGCACCAGGCACTGCTTGCGGCCGAGCCGGATGACACCGATCGCGAAGGCGACCGACGTCAGCAGCACAAGCCCTTCGGGGATCATCGGCACGATGCCGCCGACGGTCCTGGCCAGCGAGTCCTTGAAGTTGTTGCTCTTGACGACCAGCTGGCTGATGATGAGCCCGATCGCGGTGGGGATCATCATCCAGGTCACATACTTGAGGATCGTCGAGATGCCGCTGCGCAGCTCGGAGTGGACGAGCGTGAACCGGGACGCCTCCTCCGCGAGCTGCGCCGCGTACGCCTCGCGCCCCACCTTCGTCGCTGTGAACGCCCCGCCGCCCGCGACCACGAAGCTCCCCGACATCACCTTCTCGCCCGGCTGCTTGACGACCGGGTCGGCCTCACCCGTCAGCAGCGACTCGTCGATCTCCAGGCTGTCCGCCTCCGACACCTCGCCGTCCACGACGACCTTGTCGCCGGGCCCGAGTTCGACGAGATCGCCGAGGACGATCTCGGAGGTGGAGACTTCCGCGGCCACGCCGTCGCGTCGCACCGTCGGTTTGGCCTCGCCGATGACCGCGAGCCCGTCCAGCGTCTTCTTGGCGCGCAGCTCCTGGATGATGCCGATGCCGGTGTTGGCGATGATCACAAAGCCGAAGAGGCTGTCCTGGATCGGCGCGACGAAGAACATGATCACCCACAGCACGCCGATGATGGCGTTGAAGCGGGTGAACACATTGCCGCGGATGATGTCGGCGGTGGAGCGCGAGGAGCGGACGGGTACGTCGTTGACCTCGCCCCGCGCGACCCGCTCGGCGACCTCCGCGGTCGTCAGCCCGGAACTGCGCCGCACAATCGCTGACGGGGGTGGCTTCATCGGGTGTACGGGGTCGAGTTCGGCTCCCGCGTCGATGACGGGTTGGCCCGGCTCGGGGCCGTCCGTGTCGATCCTCGCCCGCTGCGTCATGGTTTCGACGGTACGGCCGGAAGGGCCGGTTCACCCGCCGAGTGCGCCGAAGTCAGACCCGGGTAGGACGCGAATGGTCCCCTGGCACTACAAGCGCCGGAGGGTTCCCCGCCTTCGGTCGCCTTCGGTCGCCTTCGTCATTTGCCTTCGTCGGTTGCGGAAGCCGGACCGTCATCCGCTGCCTCGGCTGCCTCGGCCGCCTCAGACGCCTCGGCGGCCTGCGAGCGCTTGATCGCCGTCTCCCGCCCCCGCACGTACCAGATGCCGATCAGCCCGAGACCGGCGCCGGCCAGACATGTCCACACCCACCACATGAGGTCGCGCTCGTCGAACCAGCTGTAGAAGGGGATCTGTACGAGGAAGAGGACGAACCAGAGGCTCGTGCCGCCGATGATGGTGGCGACGACGGGCCCCTCCAGGGGCTCGGGTGCCTCGTGCTTCGGGGTCCACTTCGCCATGCGCACAGTGTAGGCGGCACCCGACCAGCCGTTCGGGGACCGGTCGTTTCAAGGATCTACGCGCGGAGATAGCGATCCTTGTCTGATGTATTCATACTGAAACGGTTTGCCGTTGGCCTGAATTATTCGTGCAAACATCCAAGCCCCCCTCCCCCGTACGACTGAGGTTCCGCATGTCCCCCATGGCCACCGTCTCGGTCGGCGGCGCCCCACAGCCGACCCCCGGGCAGCAGCCGCAGAACCACCTGGACCGCTTCTTCAAGATCTCTGAGCGCGGTTCCACGGTCGCCCGCGAGGTACGCGGCGGATTCGCCACCTTCTTCGCGATGGCCTACATCATCGTGCTGAACCCGATCATCCTCGGCAGCGCGAAGGACATGTACGGGCACCAGCTCGACGGCGGCCAGCTGGTCACCGCCACCGTGCTCACCGCGGCCTTCTCCACGCTGCTCATGGGCGTCATCGGCAATGTCCCGATCGCTCTCGCGGCCGGCCTCGGCGTGAACACCGTCGTCGCCCTCCAGCTCGCACCCCGGATGTCCTGGCCGGACGCGATGGGCATGGTCGTACTCGCCGGCTTCGTCGTGATGCTGCTGGTCGCCACCGGTCTGCGCGAGCGCGTGATGAATGCCGTACCGCGCAGCCTGCGCAAGGGCATCGCGATCGGCATCGGTCTCTTCATCATGCTGATCGGCCTGGTGGACTCGGGCTTCGTCTCCCGTATTCCGGACGCCGCCATGACCACCGTCCCGCTCCAACTTGGCATGGGCGGCCACCTGGACGGCTGGCCGGTCCTCGTCTTCGCCCTCGGTGCGCTGCTCACGCTCGGGCTGATCATCCGTAAGGTGCCGGGCGCGATCCTCATCTCGATCGTCGTGATGACGATCGTCGCGATGGTCATCAACGCGGTGGCGACGGTCCCGTCCTGGGGCCTGACCACGCCGAAGTGGCCCGGCAATCCGGTCGCGTCGCCGGACTTCGGACTGGTGGGCGAGGTCAGCCTGCTCGGCGGCTTCGAGAAGGTCGGCTATCTGACGGGCGTGCTGTTCGTCTTCACCGTGCTGCTGTCCTGCTTCTTCGACGCGATGGGCACGATCCTCGGCGTCGGCGACGAGGCCAAGCTGATGGACAAGGACGGCAACCTCCCCGGCATCAACAAGGTGCTGTTCGTCGACGGCATCGCGGTCGCCGCGGGCGGCGCGACCTCGTCATCCGCCGCGACATGCTTCGTGGAGTCCACGGCGGGCGTCGGCGAGGGGGCCCGTACCGGCCTCGCGTCCGTCGTCACGGGTGCGCTGTTCTCGGTGGCGCTGTTCCTCACGCCGCTCGCCACGATGGTCCCGTCCCAGGCGGCGACGCCCGCGCTGCTGGCGGTGGGCTTCCTGATCCTGGCGGGGTCGGTACGGGACATCGACTGGAACGACTTCACCGTCGCCGTCCCGGCGTTCCTGGCGATGGTGATGATGCCGTTCACGTACTCCATCACCAACGGCATCGGCATCGGCTTCATCGCCTTCAGCGTGCTGCGGCTGGCGGCCGGAAGGGGCCGCGAGGTGCCCGTGGCCATGTATGTGGTGTCCGCGGTGTTCGTCTTCTACTACGCGATGCCGGCGCTGGGCCTTACGTAAGGCGCTTCACGTACGTCCGCAGCTTCACGTACGTCCGCAGCTTCACGTACGCCCGTAGCTTCACGTACGCCCGTAGAACTTCTCTGTCTCGTCGACCGCCGCCTTGAAGCGTTCGTCGAAGTCATCGCGGATGAGCGTCCGGACCACATAGTCCTGGACGCTCATTCCGCGTCTGGCGGCATGGTGCCTGAGACGGTCGAGCAGCTCACCGTCTATCCGGAGACTGAGCACTGTCGATCCCATGTCAGCCAGGGTTGCCGTACCGCCGTGGCCGGTGCGTCACTTTCCGGATCCGTCTCACTCATATGGGTGACACAGCTATCTCCTGGCCGACCGCGGTACCGACTGGTATTTAGGCAGGGTAATGAGTTACGCTAATGAACATGCCTGACCTGTCCCCTGGCAGCGACGCCGACGTCGCCGCCGTGAACGCTCTCCGCTCGGCCGTGATGCGGCTGGGCCGACGCCTGAAGCACCAGCGCGTCGACGAATCGCTGAGCCCCACCGAAATGTCGGTGCTCGGCACCCTCGCCCTTTGCGGCTCCGCCACCCCCGGCGAGCTGGCCCGCAAGGAGCATGTCCAGCCGCCGTCCATGACCCGGATAGTGGCGTTGCTCGAGGCCAAGGGACTGGTCCGGCTCGAGCCGCACCCCGATGACCGCCGGCAGAAGGTGGTCAGCCCGACCGAGCGGGCGGAAGCCATGCTCGAGGAGAGCCGCCGCAAGCGGAACGCCTGGCTGGCCTCGCTCGCAGAGGGTCTGGACGAGGACGAATGGGCGAAGCTGCGCGCAGCCGCCCCCGTACTGGAGAAGCTCGCACACCTGTAACCAAGCACCTTTGAGGAGGCGAACCCTTTTGAGTACGGGACCCGGAGCAGACTCCGCACCCGCACCCGCCCCTACAACCATGTTCAGCTCGCTGAAGATCCGTAACTACCGGCTCTTCGCCACCGGGCAAGTGGTCTCCAACACCGGCACCTGGATGCAGCGCATCGCCCAGGACTGGCTGGTACTGACGCTGACCGGATCCGCGTCCGCCGTCGGCATCACCATCGCGCTGCAGTTCCTGCCCATGCTTCTGTTCGGCCTGTACGGCGGCGTGCTCGCGGACCGGCTGCCCAAGCGGCCGCTGTTGCTGGCCACCCAGGTCGCGATGGGCATCACCGGCCTGGCGCTCGCCGTACTCACGCTCAGCGGCCATGTCCAGGTGTGGCACGTCTACCTCACGGCCTTTCTGCTCGGCCTCGTCACCGTCGTCGACAACCCGGCGCGCCAGTCGTTCGTCGCCGAGATGGTCGGTCCTGAGCAGCTGGGCAACGCGGTCAGCCTCAACTCCGCCAACTTCCAGTCCGCGCGGCTGGTCGGCCCGGCCGTCGCCGGTGTGCTGATCACGGCCGTCGGCAGCGGTTATGCCTTCCTGCTGAACGGACTGTCCTTCCTCGCGCCCATCGCGGGCCTGCTGCTGATGCGCAACAGCGAGCTGCACAAGCTCCAGCGCGCACCGCGCGCCAAGGGGCAGCTGCGGGAAGGGCTGAAGTACGTCGCGGGCCGGCCCGAGCTGATCTGGCCGATCGTCCTCGTCGGCTTCATCGGCACCTTCGGCTTCAACTTCCCGATCTGGCTCTCGGCCTTCGTGGACGACGTCTACCACTCCGGCGCGAGTACGTACGGCCTGCTCAACACCCTGATGGCGGCCGGATCCCTGGCGGGCGCCCTGCTCGCCGCCCGGCGCGGCACCTCGCGACTGCGGGTGCTGGTCGGCGCGGCGGTGCTGTTCGGCGTCCTGGAGATCGTGACCGCGTTCGCGCCGCAGTTCTGGATCTTCGCGGTGCTGATGGTGCCGATCGGGATGTTCGGCCTGACGGTCAACGTCACGGCCAACGCCAGCATTCAGATGGCGACGGAACCGGCCATGCGAGGCCGCGTGATGAGCCTGTTCATGATGGTCTTCGTGGGCGGTACGCCACTGGGCGCGCCCCTCGTCGGCTGGATCACCGACACGTACGGACCGCGGATCGGCTTCGCGGCGGGTGGCACGGTGGCGCTGGTCGCGGCGATCGGAGTCGGCGTGATGCTCGCCCGTGTGGGCGGGCTGCGCCTCAAAATAGATCTGCGGCGGGGACGCAGGCATGTGGAGTTCGTCCCGAGGGCGAGGGACGAGCTGGCGACGGCGGCGTGAGCGGGCCGCGCGTGCGGCCGGGGTCCGCCGGTCTGTACGGCTCGGGCCGCGCGGTCTGTATGACGCGGGCCGCGCGGTCTGTATGAACGGACCGCGGCCTGTACGGGGTCGGGCCGCGCGATCCACACGGCTCGGGCCGTGCGGTCGGTACGGCCCGGGCCCCGGGTCCGTAGGACACGGTCCCACCCGTCCCGTACCGCCCCCGTTTGGGCCAGACTCGGATCATGAGACTTTTTGCTGCCGTACTGCCGCCGGCCCCGGCCGCCGGTGAACTCGCCCTCGCCGTAGACCGGTTGAGGACCCTGCCCGGCGCGGACGGCCTGCGCTGGACCGGCCGGGACGGCTGGCACTTCACGCTCGCCTTCATGGGCGAGGTCGACGACAGCCTGCTCCCCGAGCTGCACGAGCGGCTCGGGCGGGCCGCCCACAGGACCGCGTCCTTCCCGCTGCGCCTCCACCGCGGCGGACGGTTCGGCCGACGGGCGCTGTGGGCGGGCGTGGCGGGCGGTCTGGAGGAGATGCGCATGCTCGCGGAACGCGCCGACGCGGCGGCCCGGCGGTCCGGGGTCAGCATGGAGGAGCACCGCCGGTACCACTCGCATCTCACGATCGCCCGCAGCCGCGACGACGCGGATCTGCGCCCGTACGTCGAGGCGCTCGACACCTTCGAGGGCACGCCCTGGGAGGTGGCCGAGCTCGCGCTCGTACGCAGCAATCTGCCGGTGAGCGGGGTACGGGGCGAGCAGCCGCGGTACGAGACGGTCGGGTCCTGGCCGCTCGAACCGGCGAGTTAACCTCATTACGTGAACCCCAAGACCAGAAACCAGATCATGGCCGGCGTGCTCGTGCTGATATTCGCGATCGTCGCCGTGGCGGCCGTGGTCGGTCAGTAACCCTGACCGCCCCACGGCCTTGTCCCGGGCCTGTCAGGCCCTACCAGGCGAAGGCCTCCGGCGAGGGCCCCGGCCCCGGGAAGATCTCGTCCAGCTCGGACAGCAACTCGTCGCTCAGCTCCAGTTCGACGGCGCGCAGCGCGGAGGCGAGCTGGTCCGCCGTACGCGGCCCGACGATGGGCCCGGTGACCCCCGGCCGGGTGAGCAGCCAGGCCAGCGCGGTCTCGCCCGGCTCCAGGCCGTGCTTGTCGAGCAGGTCCTCGTACGCCTGGATCTGCGCACGGGTCTCGGCGTCGGCGAGGGCTTCCGCGGCCCGCCCGGAGGCACGCCGTCCGCCTTCGGTCTCCTTCTTGATGACTCCGCCGAGCAGCCCGCCCTGCAGCGGCGACCACGGGATCACGCCGAGGCCGTACTCCTGCGCGGCCGGGATGACCTCCATCTCGGCGCGGCGCTCGGCGAGGTTGTACAGACACTGCTCGCTGACCAGGCCGAACGAGCCGAGGCGGCGGGCGGTCTCATTGGTCTGCGCGATCTTCCAGCCGGGGAAGTTGCTGGAGCCCGCGTAAAGGATCTTGCCCTGCTTGATGAGGACGTCGATCGCCTGCCAGATCTCCTCGACGGGCGTGTCCCGGTCGATGTGGTGGAACTGGTAGAGGTCGATGTAGTCGGTCCGCAGCCGCTTGAGGCTGGCATCGACGGCGCGGCGGATGTTCAGTGCGGACAGCTTGTCGTGGTTGGGCCAGGCGTCGCTGTCGGCGGCCATGTTCGCGTACACCTTGGTGGCGAGCACGACCTTGTCGCGGCGGTCGCCACCCTTGGCGAACCAGCTGCCGATGATCTCCTCGGTGCGGCCCTTGTTCTCGCCCCAGCCGTAGACATTGGCGGTGTCGAAGAAGTTGATCCCCGCGCCGAGCGCGGCGTCCATGATGGTGTGGCTGTCGGCCTCTTCGGTGAGAGGCCCGAAGTTCATCGTCCCGAGGACGAGTCGGCTGACCTTGAGTCCGGTGCGTCCGAGCTGCGTGTACTTCATGAGTACCAAGCCAACGCCTTCGAGCGCGCTCGAGGCAAGGGCGGACGGGGTCAGTCGCGGGGGAATTCACCGGTGGTGAGGGTGAGGCCGACGGAGGTGGCGGTGAGGTCGATCTCCCCGCCGAAGGCGACGGTGAGCTCGCTGAGGTAGTCCCCGTCCTCGGGCTGGGTCTAGGCGCGGCACTTGCCCAGGTGCGGGTCGACTATGAGGTACACCGGGACCTCGGCCGTGGCGTACGCGGTCTTCTTCGGGTAGTAGCCGTGGATGTTGGCGGCTGTGGCCTCAGGGGTGACCTCGGCGACGAGATCAATGTCCTGATACCGCCAGCGGTCACTCGGGTCCAGGACTCCGCCGTCCCTGATCGCGAGCACGCTTGGCGCGAAGCCTGGGCGCTCGCCGTGGCGAGAACCCGTCACGCGCCGCCGAACCAGCCCGCGGCGTCGAGCCGGAAGGCCTCGGCCGGGACGACCGTACGCAGCGCGTCCTCGATATCGGCCACGCGCCCCGCGCCGAGCGCGTCCGCCCACTCCGCGCGCAGCTGGTCGAAGATCGCGGCCGAGCGGGCGAGGGCGTCCATTCCGTGCGCGGTCAGCCGGATCCGCTTGCGGCGCGCGTCGGCCGGGTCGTCGGTGCGCTCGGCATAACCCAGGGCGACGAGGCGGTCGACCGTCTTGCCGGCGGCCTGTTTGGAGACCCCGAGCCGCCGCCCGATCTCGCTGGCGGTCGCGCCGTGCGCGCCGATGGCCTGCATGGCGAAGCCGTGCGCGGGCCGTACATCCGGGTGTCCCTGCGCGGCCAGCTCCGCGTGGAGCCGGTCGATAAGGGAGCGGAACCCGGCGAAGAGCAGCAGGGGCAGCTCGTAACCCGGCACGTCGGCAACGGTGTTGCGCACTTCGACAACCTGGTTTACCTTCTTGTCGTCAACCACGTTGTCGATTATAGGAGCCGCCACATGTTCGCTGAACACACCCTGGAATCGGCGCCGGCCGCCTCGCGCCGCGCCATGGAGTCGACGACGAAGCGCCTGGGCCACCTGCCGCCGGCCGTCGCCAGACTCGCCTCCTCGCCCCACCTGCTGGACGGCTTCCTCAAGCTCAGTGCGATGTTCGAGCAGACGACCCTCGACCCGGTCGCCCGCGAAGTGGTCGTCATGACGGTCGCGGCGCGGAACGAGTGCCATGTGTGCGTGGCGATGCACACCGGCAAGCTGCGCACGCTGGGTGCGGAGGAAGGGCTGATCGCCGCGCTGTGCGAGCAGAAGCCGCTGGCCGACGAGCGCCTGGAAGCGGTACGGCAGTTCACGCTGGAGGTGTTGCGTACGGCAGGGGGCGTGGGCGACGAGGAGCTGGGGGCGTTCCTGGCGCGGGGCTACACGGAGCAGAACGCGCTGGAGGTGGTCATGGGCATCGGGACGTACACGATGTCGACGCTGGCGAACCGGCTTACACGCGCACCGCTTCAGTAGCGGCCGGATTTGGTCGGTGCACGCCAAAATTCGTTGCGAACGTCCTTGCCTTCTCGAGGCGCCCGTGCCCCAATGCAATTGTCACTGACTGCCCATCAGACCCAGAGCGGTCGGCGCGGGAATCGAGCCACTGGGCAATCCCCAACACCCCCCCACCCCACGGATCCCGCGAGCCCGCGCAGTGGCAGTCGGCGACGCCAGCCCGTACCCCCCCCACATGAAGGCGGACCCCCATGAGGCACGGCAGACTCGGAATCGGCGCATTACTGGGCATCGGCGTGATGGCCGCGGGTTCGCTCGCCATGGCGCCCATCGCGAACGCGGTGACGCCGGAAACAGCCACCATCTCCTTCGACTGCGGTTCGTTCGGCTCGGGCACGGCGACGCTCACGGCCACCCAGGACGGGACGGCCGCGACCATCAGCGTGTCCACATCGGCCATTACGTCTCCCATCGCCATCTCGGCGAACTCGGTCAAATCGACCCTCACTCTGACCAAGAACGGCTCAGGCACCGCGACGTTCACCGGCAACGCCAACCCGGCAATCCCTGCCGGGGGCGCGGTCTCCACCGGACCGCTCGACGGAACGGTCGCCGCGGGCGACAGCCTGGAGGCGAAGTCGCTGGAGGTCGTGGTCTTCGGCATCACCGCGAACTGCACCGCGACTTCCGCGCAGTCTCCCGGCCCGTTCGTGTTCTGACAGCTGGGCGGGAGCAACGGAACCCAAAGGGCGGCGTCGCGCACACTCGCGTGGCGCCGCCCTGACTGGCTTACCTGACGGACTCGATGAAGGCGGTCCAGGCGGTGGGGGAGAGGGCGAGGGCGCGGCGGGCCGGGTTCTTGGAGTCGCGGACGTGGATGGTGTGGGGGCAGGTGGCGACTTCGACGCACTCGCCCTCGCCGCCGCTGTAGCTGCTCTTGAACCAGTCGAGGTCCGTGTTCATAGCCCCTGTGCCACCTGTTCGATCAATTTCGCGGACTCTTCGGGATCGAGGGCCTGCGCCCGCAGGATTCCACGAGATGGTGATGTGTGCTGCACGGTGATCGTGTCATTACGTTCCGTAGATGGAGCAGTCCGCCGGAGCCCGGCGACAGTCCAGCGTCCCGACAGCATCCCCGAGTGTCTCCCGGGTGCGGAGGTTGCTCCAGCAGCCCTTCTTCGTACAGGTGTTGCAGTATCCGGGAATGGTCACAGCGTCGTCGCGGGTCGAGGATCTGCCTTCCCTCGGCCCACTCACCTCGCGCATGGTGATCAGACGACCGCTCACCACAGGGAACGGGCATCCGCCGCCGGCCCCCTTCCATGACACGGGGAACACACAATGGCCTCCACCCTCCGCGCCAAGTCTTTTCTCGTCGCCGCCGCGTTCCTCGCGGGTACCACTCTGCTGACCGCCTGCCAGGGCGACCCCAAGGGCGCGGACTCCTCGTCGAGGACCGGTGCCTCCGCAGCGTCGGGGGTGGAGGCGGCGGCGAAGTCCAAGGGGGTCAGCGGGACCTTCGTCGGCGGCACGGTGGAGTATCTGGCGCCGGGCAAGCACATCGTCAACGCCAACGGCAAGGAGCAGCAGTTCTTCGTTGCCGAGGACACCAAGGTCTACGGCGCGGGCGCCATCTGCGGCAAGAACGACCCCGCCGCCGACACCCCCTGCAAGGTCGACGACCTGGAGAAGGCCCTCAAGGAGGGGTCGATCGCCGCGGACGTGGTCATGAAGGACGGCATCGCCACCAAGGTCACCGAGCGCCCGGCACCGGACGAGGGCCCCGCTGTCGACGACAGCAAGAGCGGCTCCGGCGCCCCGGAGTCGACCATCGACGGCATCAACAAGGGCAAGGGCGTCAACGGCACCTGGTTCGGCAACGTGTCCTACCTGGCGCCGGGCAAGTACACCGTCTCGGACATGAAGGGAACCGAGCAGCAGTTCTTCGTCGCCGAGGACACCAAGATCTGGGGCTACGGCGACATCTGCGGCGACGAGGCCGGACAGGCCGGCACCGAGTGCACCGAAGAAGAACTGGAGGCGGCCACCAAGGGCACCGGCGTGTCCGCCGAGGTCGTCGTCGTCAACGGCATCGCCACCACCATCCGCGACGACCACTGACCTCACACCTACCGCTGGTCAGCGGCTGACCGACCCGTACGGCCCGCCCAAGCCCCAAGCCTGGTGCATCGCCCCCGCGAACGCCGCCGCCAGTTTGTGTTCGCCCGACGGGCCCGGGTGCGTCCCGTCGTACGTGTCCCTGTCGATGGCGTACGACTCCGGGCGCGATGCCAGCAGGATCGGCGAAATCGCCGAGTCCAGGTCCGCGACCGACTTCGCCAGCAGCTCGTTGAAGCGGTCGCACTCCGCCGCGAAGGGCGCGTCCGTGCGGGCGCGGATGTTGGGGATGACCGGCAGCAGGATCATCCGCACATGCGGGTTTGCCGCGCGGGCCTCGGCGATGAAATGGCGGGCGTTCAGGGCGGTTTGGGCGCTGTCCGTGTAGAAGCCGAGGTCTATCAGGCCGAGCGAGACCAGCAGTATGTCGGCCTGCTCCGCGGCGACCGTCTCCCGGACGATCGGCGCCATGTGCAGCCAGCCCTCTCCCCAGCCCGCGAGGTGCCTGCGGGCGTCGGCGGGGAAGGCGGGGTCCGCGTACGAGGCGCCGACGGGGGCGTTGGCGACGGTGTCGTACAGCTCGGTGCGCGGGCCGACGATCTTGTACGGGCCGTCGAAGGACGTGGCCAGGTGCTGCCACATGCGGTAGCGCCAGGTGTAATCGCCGGCGCGTCCGATGGTCATGGAGTCGCCGACGAACATGAAACGCATGGGCGCAATCATGGCCGATCAAGGCGCGCACCTGCGATGTGAGGCTGGACACGGGCGGCTCGGACGGATGGGGCGGCCGGGCCGTCGACGGTGCCTGCTGATCGCGTCGTGGCAGGCTGGGGCAATGCGCTCGCTTCCGTACGTCACCGGGGCCGCCGCGGCTGCCGCCGTCGTGGTGCTCGCCGCCGCCCCCGTCGCCGCCGACGACTCCGGGTTCACGATCCAGGACCCGCGGATAACGGAGTCCAGCGGGCTCGCCGCCAGCCGCGTGCACCCAGGGATCTACTGGACGCACAACGACCAGGACGAGCCGCGCGTCTTCGCCATCGACTCCAAGACCGGCGAGACCGTCGCGACGATCACCCTCAGCGGGGTCGGGAAGCCCCGGGACATGGAGGCCATCTCGGTCGGCACGGACGGGAACGTCTACGTCGGGGACATCGGCGACAACCTCGACGGCGGCTGGGACCACGTCTGGATCTACCGTTTCACGGAGCCGAAGGCGCTCAAGGACATGACCGTCCGCGCGACGCAGTACACCGTGAAGTACGCGGACGGCGCGCGGAACGCCGAGGCGCTGATGGTCCATCCCAAGACCGGCCGCGTCTACATCGCGTCGAAGAACGAGGACGGCGGCGGGCTGTACGAAGGGCCCGCGACCCTCAGCCCCACGCGGACCAATGTCTTCCGGCGGATGGGGGAGGTGCCATGGGTGACGGACGGGGCCTTTTCGCCGGACGGGAAGGAGCTGGTGCTGCGCTCGTACTTCAGCGCGCGCGGTTACGAGTGGAAGGACGGCGGTCTCGGGGCCGACCACCGGGTGTCGGCGCCGATTCAGGGGCAGGCCGAGTCCGTGACGTACACCGCTGACGGCACGGCGCTGATATTCGGGACGGAGGGCGAGCAGAGCGAGGTGGAGCGGGTCCGGCTCGGCAAGGAATCCGTCTCGGACGGGGGAAGCAAGTCACCGTCCGAGGGCGGGAGTTCGGCCGCCGACGACGGCGGCGACAAGAGCAGCTTTACGTATGGGCTCATCGTCCTGGTCGGCGCCGCCGCGCTCGTCTTCGGGGGGAAGCGGCTGCTGCGCCGCGACTGAGGCGACCTGGCGCGGGCGACGCG
It includes:
- a CDS encoding WD40 repeat domain-containing protein: MRSLPYVTGAAAAAAVVVLAAAPVAADDSGFTIQDPRITESSGLAASRVHPGIYWTHNDQDEPRVFAIDSKTGETVATITLSGVGKPRDMEAISVGTDGNVYVGDIGDNLDGGWDHVWIYRFTEPKALKDMTVRATQYTVKYADGARNAEALMVHPKTGRVYIASKNEDGGGLYEGPATLSPTRTNVFRRMGEVPWVTDGAFSPDGKELVLRSYFSARGYEWKDGGLGADHRVSAPIQGQAESVTYTADGTALIFGTEGEQSEVERVRLGKESVSDGGSKSPSEGGSSAADDGGDKSSFTYGLIVLVGAAALVFGGKRLLRRD